ACTATGGAGGCGAAAATCGGAGAGATAAAAACTCTCTTCAAGAATAATCCTCCGCCTAAAGCACCTTGTCATAATGATCCCCTTTGTGAAAACTGGCTGGATGACCAAAAGAATTTTTACCTTATCGACTGGGAATATGGCGGCATGAACGATCCCTTGTTTGATTTAGGAGCTTTGGCTCTGGAAGCTGAACTTACGGATGAGCAAGAGCAGTTCTTCCTGAAGGAATACTTCGGGGGTGAGTTAACCGAGAAACAAATCGGTTCCCTGGTTATTAATAAATTCTTATGTGACGCTCTATGGGCATATTGGGCAGTTCTGCAAATTGCCATGGGTAAATCCAGAGAAGACTATTGGCCCTATGGTTTGAATAGATTTAATCGAGCTTATGAATTAATTCATAAGGGAAGCCTTGACCGCGCTATTAAAGCTAATCAATAATAGCTTTGTAGGATATTCTCACAACACTCACATCTCAAATCTCTGAAATCTCTAAGGTTCGGTATTTATACCGAACCGCCTTTTTTTGTGGTAGAGTGTATTTTAGCAGCTGTTTGCCAAAGTCTATCAAGTTATTATTGACTTAATTGAAGTTCTGACCGACTTGAATCGACTTGAATATTACTATTTTTTTTACTTCTAAAGATTAGTCAAAGGATTTCCTAAGCGATATTGATGAAAGTAACACGAGAATAGCCTGATGCCAGAAGGGTTTTAGGAGTTTGTGAGGATAATATAAATATTAGGGAACACTATAGGGATATTGGCATAAAACTTGCATTTCTAGTTACTGTAAACTATTATAAGTGGCTGTTTACAATCGATGGCAATAATTAGACTTCATTAAGACCATCGTCTATCCTAATAATTTTAAATTCTTAACGAAAAAAGAAGGTGACAGAATGTCAGTGGATCCAGCAGAAATAAAATTAGATAGGATATTGGACAAGGCAACAAGAGAGATCCCTCTAACGCGAGATGAACTTCTTTTTTTGTTGAGCGTATCGAAGGAGAATGACATTGCTAAAGTCTTTGAAACAGCCAGGCTTTTGCGAACTCGTTATTTCCAAAATAAAATCTTTAGTTATGGGTTTGTTTACTTTTCAACCTATTGCCGAAATGAATGTGCATTTTGTCTATATCGTAAATCCAATACATCCTTAAAGCGTTATCGAAAAACTGATTTAGAGATTATGAAGACTGCTTATAGTCTGGTGGATTCTGGGGTGCATTTAATTGATTTGACCATGGGTGAAGATCCGCACTTCTTTGCCAACCATGGTTCAGAATTTGCACATATGATCCGAACTATTGAAATGATTAAGATAAGTACTAATATCCCCGTTATGATTTCGGCAGGCGTTATACCGGAAGATATACTTCTGGAATTTAAAGAAGCCGGCGTGGATTGGTATGCAACTTACCAGGAAACTCATAATCCTGATTTATATAGTAAACTAAGGCTTGGGCAAAGCTATGAAGAACGTATGCAGCGAAAAGTCACGGCCAGGAAAATGGGCTTGTTGCTTGAAGAAGGATTGCTCACAGGAGTAGGAGATACCGACGAGGATTTGGTTGACTCTTTTGAGGAAATGAAAAAACTAGAGGCAGATCAAATTCGGGTGATGAGTTTTATACCTCAACAGGATACCCCGATGCAGCACTTTTCTGCTGTGCCTCGATCCAGAGAGATGCTGGTAATTGCGATCATGCGTTTAGTGTTTCCCGATCGTTTGATTCCTGCTTCCTTGGATGTTGATGGCTTAAACGGTTTAACGGAACGACTCAATGCTGGGGCTAATGTTGTAACATCCATTATTCCGCCTCAGTCAGGTTTGGCTGGAGTATCGAATCATTCCTTAGACATCGAAGATGGAAATCGGACAGTAAAAAAGATCATTCCAGTTTTAGAAGAAAATGGGCTTATGATGGCGAGTCGTGATGACTATCAAGAGTGGATACAACAGCGTAAAAGTAAATTCGTTTTAAGAAAGGAGCCCTGAGCATGCGGGTAGCAGTTGTCGGAGGAAAGCTGCAAGGGGTTGAAGCGGTTTATCTGGCCAAGAAAGCAGGCTGGGAAGTCGTCCTTGTTGACAAGAATGATTGGGTTCCAGCGGCAGAGTTATGTGATCAATTTTGCAATTTGGATGTCACTAAGGTTGTGGAATGGATTCCTGTAATAAAGAGTGTCGATCTTGTTATTCCTGCTCTCGAAAATCAGGAGGCCTTAGATAGCTTGGTGAGAAGTTCTCATTATACCAAGGTTCCCTTACTCTTTGACAAGGAAGCCTACGGGATTTCTTCATCGAAACTTGAATCGAATAAAATGTTTGCCAGAACCGGAGTACCGGCACCAACCCCCTGGCCGGAATGTGGGTATCCAATCATTGTAAAACCTTCTGGAGCAAGCGGGAGTGAAGGGGTTCATAAAATAAGAAGTGCTGCTGAATTTCAATCTGTCTTTGGAAAAGGCTTAACGGATTGGGTCATCGAGGAATATCTTGAAGGTCCATCCTATTCTTTGGAAGTCATTGGCTATGCAGGTTTCTATAAAGTTTTGCAGATTACTGAGCTTCATATGGATAAAGATTATGATTGTAAACGAGTGATTGGCTCTGGGGTCATTTCTCCGGAACTCAGAGAAAAATTCGAGCAGATTGGACTGACCCTGGCGGGAAACTTAAAATTGAATGGAATCATGGATATTGAAACGATCCTGCATAAGAATGAGTTAAAGGTTTTGGAGATTGATGCTCGCTTGCCAAGCCAAACCCCTATCTCAGTCTATCATGCCACAGGTGTTAATATGCTAGAAATTCTCGGCCAGGCTTTTGTTCAAGGGGAGCCTTGGCAAGACTTTGATATCCAGGAACAAAACGGGGTTATCTTCGAACACATACATGTCAGTAATGATTCCCTGGAAGTATGTGGTGAACATATCATGGCGGATGCCGGGCCCCTTCATGTCTATCCTGATTTCTTCGGGGCTCACGAGGTACTTTCCAATTATATTCCGGGGAAAACGGACTGGGTCGCCACACTTATCATAAAAGAAAAGACCTTGGCAGACGCGTGGAAGCAGAGAGAAATTGTTATTCAGGCTATCCGGAATGCATGGGGAATTCGACAATACTTTGATCGATGTCCTATCAACGAAGAAAGCAATCATGGAATATATGCCTCAGGGAGTTGATTATATTGACCCGTTTAAAACATGAAGATGTTGCCGAAATTTCCAGGCAAATGTCAGACTATAATTCAACCTTAATCCAAAAAACCGGCTGCTCTTTAAGAGAGCTTGCTGCTTGGGCAGCAGGCGTTCATCTTGACAGGGAACTTCCCCAGCCAAAAGTAGCTATTATACCCATGACCTGTGGACAGGGAATCATAGAGGGTTTTTCCCAGTCCGTAGCTGGAATTGTTCAGTTTCTCGGTTTTTCCCCGGTTATTACTGAAAGCCGGGATGCCGGGGGAGTTGCCGAGGCTATCGAAGGCGGCGCTGAAATCATATTTATGGCAGATGATGACCGCTTCGTTGCGGTGAATGTAAAATCCGGCAAGGTCTCAGATAACGGAGAGGCCACAGGAAAAGGATATGCTATGGCTTTGGAACAAATGTGTCGTGGGTTAGAGAGCAAAAAGGCTTTAGTGATTGGTGCCGGACCGGTAGGTACCGGCGCAGCGAAAGCCCTGGCCCGCTCCGGTGCCGCTGTGGCTGTTTATGATATTAATCCGCAAATGAGCAAGATTCTAGCAGATAGATTAAACAAACTAGGTTATAACATTATGGTTGAAACCAGTTTAACAGATGCTTTAAATAGATATAACCTTTACTTCGATGCTTGTCCTGCTGAAAATGTCATTTTGACCGAACATCTGAAAGACGATACTATGATTGCTGCTCCCGGTATCCCTTTAGGGGTGGAGGCTGCAGGTCTGGAGCTGATCGCGGACCGTTTGATTCACGATCCCCTGCAAATCGGGGTAGCGACCATGATGTTTGATGTACTGTAATTAGCCTATTATAATAGGAAGTCTTTTTTCCGTACTATCAGAAAGTCTTCGTTATTATTCTGCAAGATGGCTAGTACGTGCGAAGACAGTGTCTTCGGGCACCAGCCAAGTTTTCTTTAAACAGACGAATTATCGAAGAAATTGTGGATGGATTGGAGTGAAATCAGTGTCAGCAGATTCTTCGAAAAAGAAACGATACTATCGTAAAAATGTTGATTTTTTTAAATTTGTAGAAAAACTCAAGCTATGGCCTTCCCGAAGCGGAACGCTTCACGGCATAAAAAGTATGACCATTAGAGGGAACACGGCAGAAATCGTAACACACTGCAATGAAAAGTTTCAGATCTATAATTCTAAGCATAGCCGTGCCGCCCGGTGTCTTCGCAATAAATTATTCTTTCGGGCCTGTACTACCTGTAAAATCCCAGGCTGGAAATTAGAAAAATACTCTTCAACTCATGTGAATCAGAATTATGGATCCCGCTTATAACCTGAAATAGAGCTTGTTCTTAAATCACTTGATAGGGGCAAGCTTTATTATAAAAAGCCTTACCCGATGGAGTGAGGGTTTTCTAAGGAAGGGCTAGCTCTTGGTTTTATTGACTTAATAATTAAAAAAAGAGGAGGAAATTAAAGAATGTCAAACTACGCAGATCTGGCACAAAGTGTTATTGAGGGACAAAAGGACAAAGTAATAGAACATGTAAAAAATTTAATCTCTGCAGGCAATGATCCAATGGATATTATTAATGAAGGCTTAATTGCCGGTATGAATGTGGTAGGGGTTCGCTTTAAAGCCGGAGATATGTTTGTTCCTGAAGTGCTCATGGCAGCTAAAAGCATGGCCGGCGGTGTAGAACTGGTAAAACCCTTAATCGCTACTGTGGATCAAAAAAGTGCAGGAAAAATTCTCCTGGGAACTGTAAAAGGGGACTTACACGACATCGGTAAAAATCTTGTGGGAATGCTTATCGAAAGCGCCGGTTTAGAAGTAATCAATATGGGTGTTGATATTTCTGCTGAAGATTTTGTTGATGCAGTAATTGAACATGAACCTGATATTGTGGCATTATCAGCCCTCTTAACAACAACAATGCCTGCAATGCAAGACATTATTGAAATATTAGAAGATGAGGATCTCAGAGATAAAGTAAAAGTAATTATCGGAGGAGCTCCCGTTTCTCAAGAATATGCAGATACAATCGGCGCTGATGGTTATGCTCCCGATGCAGGATCAGCGGTTGAATTGTGCAAAAAACTTTTAGCTTCCAAATAATTTGATTATTTGTAATATCATCATTTATTAGAAGTTTCTCAAGGAGGTGGTCTTTCCGGTCTACGGGGATAAGTTTGCCAATAGTTGAAGTTTATAGCTCTATAAAATTCGGAGGTGATTTGTTTTGACATTCAGGGGCATACATGCTGGTTCTGCTCGTATGGAGGGAATCGGTCTGAATATGTTTACTAACGACGAACTGTACGATGTCCATTTGGCAACACTGGACTTGCTATGGGATGTCGGAGTAAAAGTTGAAAGTGAAGAGGCACGTGAAATATTCTACAGTGCAGGTTGTACTATCGACCCAAAAACCAATATTGTCAAAATCCCGGCTTTTTTAGTTGAAGATGCTATTCGATCAATACCTAAGACTTTTAGAGCCTGTGGAAGAAAACGGGAAAATGATTGGTTAAACGAGGGCAACAGGACCGGATTTGTTAACTTTGGTGAAGCTATCCGCCTGATTGACCCATATACCAGACAACTGAGAAAACCCTTTAAAAAAGATGTTGATGATGTAACCCGTTTCTGTGAGGCAATGGATCAGATTATTGTCTATGAAAGAGCCTTGGGACCTTCGGAAGTTGATCCCGATGTTGCTCAAGTTCATATCGCTGAATCGTTCTTTAACTATTCAACAAAGCACGCTTATATCGGGATGAATCGTCCTGAAAACATGCGTGCGGCTGCAAAAATGGGCTATCTGGTCTCTGGCGGGGAAGATAAATTCCGTGAAAGACCCTTATTTTCACAAAGTACAGACCCGGTTGCTCCGCTGGTACATGCCAAGGGTGCAACGGATACCTTACTTCAAGCGATTCGTTTAGGTGTGCCTGCCAAGATTAACTCTATGGGTCTGGCTGGAGGAACTACTTGTGTTCACTTAGCGAGTACTCTTGTTACACATAATGCTGAAATCTTGAGTATGTTTGTCTTAGGTCAGCTTGTTAAAAGAGGCTATCCTATGGTTTATGGAACCTCCACAACCATGATGGACTTGAGAACCACAGTGGCTTGTGTAGGAACTCCGGAGCTGGCTCTTTTCAGTGCTGCTTGTGCTAAGCTTGCTCAATTCTATAATATTCCTGTGTGGGTTGCCGGTGGATAGACAGACAGCAAAGTACCGGATGCCCAAGCAGCTCACGAGTTTACCTTGACCGCTTTATTACCAGCGTTGGCAGGCGCCAACATGATATATGGTCTTGGCATGCTCGAAGGCGGCTTGACTTGGGACTATGCTCAAATGGTCATGCAGAATGAAATGGCTCGCATGATTATGCATACCATCAAAGGGATTCCCATAAGTGATGAGAAAATGGCCTTGGAAGTTGTTCGTTCGGTAGGGCCCGGCGGAGAATTCATTAGCCATGAACATACTTATGCCCACTACAAAGAGCTGTCAAAATCAGAATTGTTAGACCGTAAGAATAGAGAAAACTGGGAAGCTGCCGGCAGTAAGGATATTGTTGAAACTTCCTATGAAAAATCTATTGATATTCTTGAGAACTACCAGAATGAGAATCCGCTTCCGGAAAATATTCAGCGTCAATTGAAAGAGATTGTCTTAGAAGCTGAAGCTGAAACAACTGAGATTAAGGCCAAAGAAAAAGAGGCCAGAAGAAGACCTCGTAAGAAAAAATTCTAAGTCAATAGCGACAAAGGAGTCGATAACAAAATTATCGGCTCCTTTTTTATCATTCTGCAAAAATACCCTAAAAGGCATGCTAAAGAATAATTGACCCCAAAGCTAGGACGGCTTCGACCCACAGGAGTGAATCCATCGCATGGAGAGGCGGTAAAAGCCCACAAGACTGCGCGGGGATACGGAGCCACTGGTTCACTTCAGGTATTACCCAGAGGTTTGGCACGAAAATGTCCAGTACGATAGTCTCCAGCGGAGAGTATCGCCGAAGCCGTGATCCCTTAAGGAATCCCTACGGCGAAGGATACATTTTCGCCGAAGCGGCTATCACCAAAGAATACTTATCCGCAGAAGGTAGTCCCGCGCTGTCGAGTGGGCGAGTCTCGAAATGCTGGGTGACACGAAGACACTGTCTTCGCACGGATTACCCTTCTTGCAGGAGGTGGGGCGAAGCCGTCCGACCCTGATGGACTGGATTCTCTATCAGCACTTTATGACTTATGCAAGTTAAAACTGACTCGATATAGCTCCTGATTATAGGGCGTATAAGCGAAATTATCATAGTTTGGGCACCTTTTAGGCATGCTTTAGCGATGGCATGACTTTTGCAATGGTAAATATTATCCTTATTTTCGTACTATTTCAATAATTTTTAAGTTATTGAGTAGAGTCATTTTTGAAACGGGGGTGAGAGCCTATTTGCAATAAGGGGTGAAATTATCAAGGGCATAACGAAAATTGAAGGAGTGACAATCTATGGGTAGTACTGATGTAAGTCCATTGTGGTACTGGTTAGTCTTTTTTGCTTATATCGTGTTTCTTATTGTAGTAGGCTTGAACGCTTACCGAACGCAAAAATCCGCTGCCAGTGCAGAAGAAGAACATAATGATTATTGGATCACAGGACGCAGTCAACCAGCGTATATGGTCGGTATGTCCGTAGCTTCCGGCTGGATGTTAATTGGTATGATAACTTGGATGACATGGGCAACTTACGACCTTGGCGTATCCGGTTTATGGGTCGTGGCTATTCCCTGGTTTCTCTCAAATATTTGGCAATTCTTGATGGCTCGTCCCTTAAGAAGGATTAAAGCAATATCCCAGTGTCAAATGTTAGAAAAACGTTTTGGTTTGCCAGCCAGAATTCTGTCAGCTCCAATTAACATCTTTTCTTACACAATATGGTCAGCAGCGGAACTCTATGCTGCATCCTTGATTATGGCACCAGCTCTTGGTATATCAATTGAGGCAATGATAGTTATTTATGCGATCCCAATTGCTATGTATATGTGGATGGGCGGTTTCCGGTCTGTCATTAACGCCAATGTTGTTCAGTTCTTTATGGGAGCAATCATTCTAGTTGTAACTGCTGTTGCGATTTTCCTAACGGCAAATGGTATTGCTGCAGATCATGGTACAACAGTTTGGGGTATGCTGAAGGCTCAGCCAATTGTTAACAGTCTTGCTTATCCCGTTAACGCAGCTGGGAACTCAGCTAGCTTTTTCTCTTACGTCTCCATATCCTTCCCTTTGATTGTTATGCTTGGTCTAGTTCCGGGTTGGGCTGCAGCCGAAGACTTCTGGTTAAAAGCCCAGGCCGCAAGGACTACAGCAGAAGCTCGCCGCGGTGGATTATACAGCATCACATTCAACACCTTTATTATTGTTTTACCAGCTTCGATTATTGGTTTATTAGGTCTCATTGTCTTCCCTCCTGAAACCGTTAATGGAGCATTAGCAGCTCCTGGAGTATTAGGAGATCAAGGTGCTTACAATATCATATCAGTATATATTAATACTTATATGCCTCCTATGCTTAAAGGCTTGCTGATCTTCTTATTGTCAGCCCATACCATGTCTACGGTTGCTAACTACAGCAACATCACCGCCATGAACCTTTCCTACGATGTTCTTCAGCCTTTATTTTATAAGAAGCGGAATTGGTCCGATGAAAAGATTGTAAAATGGTCACGACTTGTTACAGTATTCATGATTGTAATTAACATTTTGCTGGCCATACTTTACAACAGTCCTGTTTTAGGTGCAACCCTCAATGACGCTTACTTCTTATCGTCAGGATTGCTCACAGCCGGTATTTCCGTAATGCTTTATGTATTATGGTGGAAGCGGGCAACTTTGCTGGGAGTTATGCTGGGAGGATTGTTCGGTA
This Desulfosporosinus orientis DSM 765 DNA region includes the following protein-coding sequences:
- the pylB gene encoding methylornithine synthase PylB; amino-acid sequence: MSVDPAEIKLDRILDKATREIPLTRDELLFLLSVSKENDIAKVFETARLLRTRYFQNKIFSYGFVYFSTYCRNECAFCLYRKSNTSLKRYRKTDLEIMKTAYSLVDSGVHLIDLTMGEDPHFFANHGSEFAHMIRTIEMIKISTNIPVMISAGVIPEDILLEFKEAGVDWYATYQETHNPDLYSKLRLGQSYEERMQRKVTARKMGLLLEEGLLTGVGDTDEDLVDSFEEMKKLEADQIRVMSFIPQQDTPMQHFSAVPRSREMLVIAIMRLVFPDRLIPASLDVDGLNGLTERLNAGANVVTSIIPPQSGLAGVSNHSLDIEDGNRTVKKIIPVLEENGLMMASRDDYQEWIQQRKSKFVLRKEP
- the pylC gene encoding 3-methylornithine--L-lysine ligase PylC, with the protein product MRVAVVGGKLQGVEAVYLAKKAGWEVVLVDKNDWVPAAELCDQFCNLDVTKVVEWIPVIKSVDLVIPALENQEALDSLVRSSHYTKVPLLFDKEAYGISSSKLESNKMFARTGVPAPTPWPECGYPIIVKPSGASGSEGVHKIRSAAEFQSVFGKGLTDWVIEEYLEGPSYSLEVIGYAGFYKVLQITELHMDKDYDCKRVIGSGVISPELREKFEQIGLTLAGNLKLNGIMDIETILHKNELKVLEIDARLPSQTPISVYHATGVNMLEILGQAFVQGEPWQDFDIQEQNGVIFEHIHVSNDSLEVCGEHIMADAGPLHVYPDFFGAHEVLSNYIPGKTDWVATLIIKEKTLADAWKQREIVIQAIRNAWGIRQYFDRCPINEESNHGIYASGS
- the pylD gene encoding 3-methylornithyl-N6-L-lysine dehydrogenase PylD, producing MTRLKHEDVAEISRQMSDYNSTLIQKTGCSLRELAAWAAGVHLDRELPQPKVAIIPMTCGQGIIEGFSQSVAGIVQFLGFSPVITESRDAGGVAEAIEGGAEIIFMADDDRFVAVNVKSGKVSDNGEATGKGYAMALEQMCRGLESKKALVIGAGPVGTGAAKALARSGAAVAVYDINPQMSKILADRLNKLGYNIMVETSLTDALNRYNLYFDACPAENVILTEHLKDDTMIAAPGIPLGVEAAGLELIADRLIHDPLQIGVATMMFDVL
- the pylSn gene encoding pyrrolysine--tRNA(Pyl) ligase small subunit — translated: MSADSSKKKRYYRKNVDFFKFVEKLKLWPSRSGTLHGIKSMTIRGNTAEIVTHCNEKFQIYNSKHSRAARCLRNKLFFRACTTCKIPGWKLEKYSSTHVNQNYGSRL
- a CDS encoding cobalamin B12-binding domain-containing protein; this translates as MSNYADLAQSVIEGQKDKVIEHVKNLISAGNDPMDIINEGLIAGMNVVGVRFKAGDMFVPEVLMAAKSMAGGVELVKPLIATVDQKSAGKILLGTVKGDLHDIGKNLVGMLIESAGLEVINMGVDISAEDFVDAVIEHEPDIVALSALLTTTMPAMQDIIEILEDEDLRDKVKVIIGGAPVSQEYADTIGADGYAPDAGSAVELCKKLLASK
- a CDS encoding sodium:solute symporter family protein, which produces MGSTDVSPLWYWLVFFAYIVFLIVVGLNAYRTQKSAASAEEEHNDYWITGRSQPAYMVGMSVASGWMLIGMITWMTWATYDLGVSGLWVVAIPWFLSNIWQFLMARPLRRIKAISQCQMLEKRFGLPARILSAPINIFSYTIWSAAELYAASLIMAPALGISIEAMIVIYAIPIAMYMWMGGFRSVINANVVQFFMGAIILVVTAVAIFLTANGIAADHGTTVWGMLKAQPIVNSLAYPVNAAGNSASFFSYVSISFPLIVMLGLVPGWAAAEDFWLKAQAARTTAEARRGGLYSITFNTFIIVLPASIIGLLGLIVFPPETVNGALAAPGVLGDQGAYNIISVYINTYMPPMLKGLLIFLLSAHTMSTVANYSNITAMNLSYDVLQPLFYKKRNWSDEKIVKWSRLVTVFMIVINILLAILYNSPVLGATLNDAYFLSSGLLTAGISVMLYVLWWKRATLLGVMLGGLFGTLGTFIFFILEYKVWNFSYNTPVWDWIFGAGAMANSYYGYCVVGLVCGIVGVLVGTFISPPPTAEQLAAVADKPIDNNEEFFAGMHS